The Nodosilinea sp. FACHB-141 sequence CCTACGCTGCCATAGGTGCGATCGCACTCTCCCCTACCTACACTCCAGAATGCTCTCCGCCAACCCGTCCAACTGCTGAAGTACACCCTGTGCAAACCTTTTTAAGTTAAACGTCTATCTAAAGGATGATTTATATCCTTGCCAAAGTCGGGTTGAATGGATTTACCGTTTATGTACACGGCTCCATCCTCCATGAAACGCAACGCGAGCGGGAAGTTTGTGAACAATTGGGAGCGAGAGACCAAGCATCGAGTCAGCCTATCTTTAACCCACACGGCTTGGCGATCGCTTGAGCAAACGGCCAAACAACAGGGAACTTCTCGCTCTGAAGTAATCGAGCAGTTTGCCCGCAGCTTAGAGGCAGAGCAGGCTATCCGCAATCCTGAAGAAAATGTTCAAGTTGTGCGGCTGCAAAACCAACTACTTGAGCTACAGCAGCAGAACCAGGCGTTAGAGGCACGGTTAGCCCATACGCCAGGCCCAGTCGAGCGGGCGACAGAGCACAAAGTCGCAGCTATTTTAGAAAGCATCACCGACGCGTTTGTGGCCTTTGACCGCCAGTGGCACTACACCTACGTCAACCAGGCAGCGGCCCAAATTCTGCACAAAGCCCCTGAAGATTTGATTGGCAAACAGGTTTGGAACGACGTTTTTCCGGAGCTAGTGGGTGGGGTGGCCTACGAGGCCATGCACCAGGCGATCGCAGAGCAAGTGCCGGTAGCCTGGGAAGAATACGGCGAGCCGCTGCACCGCTGGCTTGAGGTAAAAGCCTATCCGTCCGCTGAGGGCATCGCGGTTTACTTTCGAGATGTGACCGATCGCAAGCAGGCCGAGGTAGAACGGGAGCGACTGCTCCGCGATTTGGAAACAGAACATGCCCAGTTTGAAGCGGTGCTGCGGCAGATGCCGGCGGGCGTGCTGATTGCTGAGGCCGGTTCTAACAAATTGGTGCTAGCCAATGAGCAGGCGAAACAAATTTTGGGATGTAGCTACGAGCAGTCCTACGAACTAGAAGCCTATGTACCCATCACTCCCTTCGAAGCGTTTCGCCCCGACGGGCAAAAGTATGAGCCTCACGAATTTCCTCTGCCGCGATCGCTGAGAACCGGTGAAGTCGTCACCGATGAGGAGATGGAGCTTCGCCAGGACGATGGTCAACGGACCGTGATTACGGTGAATGCCGTCCCAATTTTGGACGGGCAAGGGCAAATTTTGGCGGCCGCTGTAGTTTTTCAAGACATCACCGAACGCCAGCAAACCGAAAAGCTCCTCAGGCAGCAGGCTGAACATCTCGAAAACCAGCAGAAATGGTTAGAAGCCGTTCTCGATTTGATGCCAACGCCGACCGTTTTTATTGAACCAGAAACTGCAAAAGTCATTTTTGCTAACCGCATTGCCAATGAGTTAGCCGGGGGTGATTTGCCCAAAAACAAATCCCTGGAGGAGTATGCCAACGCCTACTACTGCACCGATGCCCAGGGCGATCGCATTGCCACTGACCAAATGCCCGCCGTGCTCCTTGCCCGTGGGGAGCAGTTACAGAACTACGAGATGAACTGGCATACCCCCGACGGCATTCGGGCCACCCTCTGCTGGGGAGAAACCTTGCCCGCCATGTATGGGCACGCGGCGATCGGCATTGGCATGTTTCAAGATGTGACTCGCCTCAAGCAGATTGAGGCGAACCTGCGGCAGGCCGAAGAACGCTTACAGCTGGCCCTCTCATCGGCCCAAATGGTGGCTTGGGATGTGGATCTAGAAACCGATCAGGTCGTGTGCTCTCCCAACGCCGAAGAAATTTGGGGCATGCAGGTCGGCACCACAGAGGCATTTCGGGCCCTCATTCACCCAGAGGATCGTCCACTGCTCAGGCAGGCGACTGTAGAGGCCCTGGAGGGAAATCAGGCTTTTGCCCAAGAATATCGCGTGGTCGCCCCCGACGGTGAGGTGCGCTGGCTCAAGGGCCAGGGACAGATTTATCTCAATGAATCTGGGCAAGCCGTTCGCATGGCCGGGGTTTCGATCAATATTACCGAGCGCAAGCAAATCGAAGCCAACCGCGAGGCCCTACTCGCAGAATTACAGCGAAAAGAACAGCAGCAGAAATTTTTGATTGAACTGAACGATGCCGCTCGCACTCTGCAAGACCCAGAGGAAATTGTTTGGCAGGTCGTCAACGCCACCGGCAAGCAATTTAACGTCACGCGCTGTGCCTACGGTGAAATTGATCAGGCCCAAGAACATGTGATCGTCGATCGCGACTACTGCGACGGCGTCATCAGCGTTGTGGGTAAGCACCACATGGATTCCTTTGGGGCTGAGATCATTGCCGAGCTGAAGCAGGGCAAAACCGTTGTAGTCGACGATGTCGCTCGCGACCCCCGCACCGCTGGCGTTGGCGAGGCGGCTTTTGCCGCCATTGAAACCCAATCGCTGCTCTGCGTGCCCCTGGTCAAGCGCGGGCGGTTCGTTGCCCTACTGGTGCTGCACCATGCGGCACCCCGCCCCTGGACGGCAAACGATGTGGCCCTAATGGAGCGCATCGCCGAAAAAACTTGGCTGGCCGTAGAGCGATCGCGGGCCGAAGCGAGCCTGCGCGAAAGCGAAGCGCGGCTACAGCTCGCCCTCAATATCGGCCGCATGGGCACCTGGGAATGGGACATGCAGACCGGCACCATCCGCTGGTCGGCGGGGCATTTCACCATCCTGGGTTACCAGCCCAACGAATGCGAGCCGAGCTACAAAATGTGGGCCAACCGAGTCCATCCCGACGATCTAGCCTTGACCAGGGCAAAGCTCCAGCAGGCGGTTCGAGATCGCACCGAGTACCACCACGAATATCGACTACGCTGGCCCGATGGTTCCACTCGCTGGGTCGAGGCTCGGGGGCAGTTTTCCTACGATATTCAAGGCCATCCTAAGCAGTCGATCGGAGCGGTGATCGACATTACCGAGCGAAAGCAAGCAGAGGAGGCCCTGCATCAGGCGCTGCAGAAGCTCAATTTCCACGTTGAAAACACGCCCATGGCGGTGATCGAGTGGGACCGAGACTTTCGCGTGACTCGGTGGTCTGCGGGTGCAGAGCGCATCTTGGGTTGGCAGGCCGACGAAATGCTGGGCAAAACGCTAGCCGAGATCCCCCTTGTCTATGAAGACGATCTAGAACCGGTTACTGAATCCTGCCGCCGGTTAGTTTACGGTGAAGAGTCCCACATTTTTTCCTCCAACCGCAACTACACCAAAGATCGCGCCGTGGTTCACTGCGAGTGGTACAACT is a genomic window containing:
- a CDS encoding PAS domain S-box protein; amino-acid sequence: MKRNASGKFVNNWERETKHRVSLSLTHTAWRSLEQTAKQQGTSRSEVIEQFARSLEAEQAIRNPEENVQVVRLQNQLLELQQQNQALEARLAHTPGPVERATEHKVAAILESITDAFVAFDRQWHYTYVNQAAAQILHKAPEDLIGKQVWNDVFPELVGGVAYEAMHQAIAEQVPVAWEEYGEPLHRWLEVKAYPSAEGIAVYFRDVTDRKQAEVERERLLRDLETEHAQFEAVLRQMPAGVLIAEAGSNKLVLANEQAKQILGCSYEQSYELEAYVPITPFEAFRPDGQKYEPHEFPLPRSLRTGEVVTDEEMELRQDDGQRTVITVNAVPILDGQGQILAAAVVFQDITERQQTEKLLRQQAEHLENQQKWLEAVLDLMPTPTVFIEPETAKVIFANRIANELAGGDLPKNKSLEEYANAYYCTDAQGDRIATDQMPAVLLARGEQLQNYEMNWHTPDGIRATLCWGETLPAMYGHAAIGIGMFQDVTRLKQIEANLRQAEERLQLALSSAQMVAWDVDLETDQVVCSPNAEEIWGMQVGTTEAFRALIHPEDRPLLRQATVEALEGNQAFAQEYRVVAPDGEVRWLKGQGQIYLNESGQAVRMAGVSINITERKQIEANREALLAELQRKEQQQKFLIELNDAARTLQDPEEIVWQVVNATGKQFNVTRCAYGEIDQAQEHVIVDRDYCDGVISVVGKHHMDSFGAEIIAELKQGKTVVVDDVARDPRTAGVGEAAFAAIETQSLLCVPLVKRGRFVALLVLHHAAPRPWTANDVALMERIAEKTWLAVERSRAEASLRESEARLQLALNIGRMGTWEWDMQTGTIRWSAGHFTILGYQPNECEPSYKMWANRVHPDDLALTRAKLQQAVRDRTEYHHEYRLRWPDGSTRWVEARGQFSYDIQGHPKQSIGAVIDITERKQAEEALHQALQKLNFHVENTPMAVIEWDRDFRVTRWSAGAERILGWQADEMLGKTLAEIPLVYEDDLEPVTESCRRLVYGEESHIFSSNRNYTKDRAVVHCEWYNSSLKDESGRMTSILSLVMDVTDRKRAEQEREQLLGRERLARAQAEAAQQQLATLVDTSPIGLALLDGEQRFIAINDAMAEINGLPRDHHLGKSVADLFGPSDPAIVEVIRQIYATGQPFISPNLPLNAPGHEDRRPGYYDVYYLPTVDSNQRVERLLAYVIDVTERVKLERAQQYLAESSAVLASSLDYQTTLEKVAQLTVPKLADWCTVHIVEENGAIDQIAVAHVDPAKLEWAHQIRDKYPLDTNAERGAALTLRTGQPDLVPEIPDELLVHAAKDPEHLEILRQVGFSSVMTVPLRTQDRIIGVISFISAESGRRYTTADLQLAEELAHRASLAIENAQLYQAAQRDRTKAEAANRIKDEFLAVLSHELRSPLNPILGWARILRSRQLDAAKTDQALETIERNAKLQAQLIEDLLDVSRILQGKLTLTVAPVNLVTTIEAAAETVRLAAEAKRIHIQTTLNAIAGQVLGDTNRLQQVIWNLLSNAVKFTPAGGQVAITLEQVDAYAQLQVQDTGKGIHPDFLPHVFD